A region from the Corynebacterium halotolerans YIM 70093 = DSM 44683 genome encodes:
- the aroA gene encoding 3-phosphoshikimate 1-carboxyvinyltransferase, which yields MDPMTVSWPAPAASGPINWTQHVPGSKSITNRAYILAALADYPSVIEGALHSRDTDLMAQALRGIGVSIHDTDGTIHVEPGQLHGGEVECGLAGTIMRFVPPVAALAKGTVVFDGDPQARKRPMSTILDALRALGVAVEGDTLPFTVHGESVPEGGVVEIDASGSSQFVSGLLLAAPRFRKGVTVRHTGGKLPSMPHIEMTVAMLRHAGITVEESENEWQVHPGPIQGRTWRVEPDLSNATPFLAAAAVTGGTVRVPHWPVDTTQPGDAIRDILERMGCSIELIAAESGPGHDLAVTGPEGGLLQGLRLDMSDIGELAPTVAALAAVATTGSELLGIAHLRGHETDRLAALCAEINRLGGHCTELDDGLRITPAELHGGVWHSYADHRMATAGAIIGLVVPGVEVENIQTTSKTLPGFEHMWTDMVHG from the coding sequence ATGGACCCCATGACCGTCTCCTGGCCCGCGCCGGCCGCATCCGGCCCCATCAACTGGACGCAGCACGTCCCCGGCTCCAAGTCGATCACGAACCGCGCCTACATCCTGGCCGCGCTCGCCGACTACCCCTCCGTCATCGAGGGTGCCCTGCACTCACGTGACACCGATCTGATGGCGCAGGCCCTGCGCGGCATCGGGGTGAGCATCCACGACACCGACGGGACCATCCACGTCGAGCCCGGCCAGCTGCACGGTGGCGAGGTCGAGTGCGGCCTGGCCGGCACGATCATGCGTTTCGTCCCGCCGGTGGCTGCCCTGGCGAAGGGCACCGTCGTCTTCGACGGTGACCCGCAGGCACGTAAACGCCCCATGTCCACGATTCTCGACGCCCTGCGCGCCCTGGGGGTGGCGGTCGAGGGCGACACCCTGCCGTTCACCGTCCACGGGGAGTCCGTGCCGGAGGGTGGGGTCGTGGAGATCGACGCCTCCGGTTCCTCCCAGTTCGTCTCCGGCCTGCTGCTCGCGGCCCCGCGCTTCCGCAAGGGGGTGACGGTGCGCCACACCGGCGGCAAACTGCCGAGCATGCCGCACATCGAGATGACCGTGGCCATGCTGCGCCACGCCGGCATCACCGTCGAGGAATCCGAGAACGAGTGGCAGGTCCACCCCGGCCCCATCCAGGGCCGCACCTGGCGGGTGGAGCCGGACCTGTCGAACGCCACGCCCTTCCTCGCGGCGGCGGCCGTCACCGGCGGCACGGTGCGGGTGCCCCACTGGCCGGTCGACACCACCCAGCCCGGCGACGCGATCCGCGACATCCTCGAGCGGATGGGCTGCTCGATCGAGCTGATCGCCGCGGAGTCCGGCCCCGGCCACGACCTGGCGGTCACCGGCCCCGAGGGCGGGCTGCTGCAGGGCCTGCGCCTGGACATGTCCGACATCGGCGAGCTCGCGCCGACAGTCGCAGCGCTGGCCGCCGTCGCGACCACCGGGTCGGAGCTGCTGGGCATCGCGCACCTGCGCGGCCACGAGACCGACCGGCTGGCGGCCCTGTGCGCCGAGATCAACCGGCTGGGAGGTCACTGCACCGAGCTGGACGACGGCCTGCGCATCACCCCGGCCGAGCTGCACGGCGGGGTCTGGCACTCCTACGCCGACCACCGCATGGCGACCGCCGGCGCGATCATCGGCCTGGTGGTCCCCGGCGTGGAGGTGGAGAACATCCAGACGACCTCGAAGACCCTGCCCGGCTTCGAGCACATGTGGACGGACATGGTCCATGGCTAG
- a CDS encoding SOS response-associated peptidase encodes MCGRFVLFTTGETLLEAVGGLPGVTEVHAPLGTPAPRYNLAPTQIVPAVRYDGAVASVDPARWGLLPHWKKDESGPPLFNARAETVATKPSFRDAFKRRRCVVPMDGYYEWQDTGKGRVPHFVALGEGRMLWAAGLWATGLDRLSATIVTTDSLAPMEWLHDRLPRLLAEDEIEQWLTGTPEDATELLHPTPVELLDQLTVRPVAKEVGNVRNDYPELLDAGAGGLF; translated from the coding sequence ATGTGCGGACGCTTCGTTCTCTTCACCACCGGCGAGACCCTGCTTGAGGCTGTGGGCGGGCTGCCCGGCGTCACTGAGGTGCACGCCCCGCTGGGTACACCCGCGCCCCGATACAACCTCGCGCCCACCCAGATCGTGCCGGCCGTGCGTTACGACGGCGCGGTGGCCTCCGTGGATCCCGCCCGCTGGGGGCTGCTCCCGCACTGGAAGAAGGACGAGTCCGGCCCACCCCTGTTCAACGCCCGCGCCGAGACCGTGGCCACCAAGCCGAGCTTCCGCGACGCCTTCAAACGCCGGCGCTGCGTGGTGCCCATGGACGGCTACTACGAGTGGCAGGACACCGGAAAGGGGAGGGTGCCGCACTTCGTGGCCCTGGGGGAGGGGAGGATGCTGTGGGCCGCCGGGCTGTGGGCCACCGGCCTGGACAGGCTGTCGGCGACCATCGTGACCACCGACTCGCTGGCGCCGATGGAGTGGCTGCACGACCGCCTGCCGCGCCTGCTCGCCGAGGACGAGATCGAACAGTGGCTCACGGGCACCCCCGAGGACGCCACCGAACTGCTGCACCCGACCCCAGTCGAGCTGCTCGATCAGCTGACCGTGCGCCCAGTGGCCAAGGAGGTGGGCAATGTCCGCAATGACTATCCGGAGTTGCTCGACGCGGGTGCCGGGGGACTGTTCTGA
- a CDS encoding aminoacyl-tRNA deacylase encodes MRKKKRTTAPTAAVQTLIDAAVAHRLRRFEAGDGNFGEHAAMVLDVDPALLLKTLVVQLPSGPAVCCVPVTGRLSLKKAAAGFGVRKAVMADPRDAERATGYVTGGISPVGQRSLLPTLIDSSMAGAPVVYVSGGRRGLEIELSADDLAAVTRGRFVELAG; translated from the coding sequence ATGCGAAAGAAGAAGCGCACCACCGCCCCGACCGCCGCCGTGCAGACGCTCATCGATGCCGCCGTGGCCCACCGCCTGCGCCGCTTCGAGGCCGGGGACGGCAACTTCGGCGAACACGCCGCCATGGTATTGGACGTGGACCCGGCGCTGCTGCTCAAGACCCTGGTGGTGCAGCTGCCCTCCGGGCCGGCGGTATGCTGCGTGCCGGTGACCGGGCGCCTGTCGCTGAAGAAGGCCGCGGCCGGCTTCGGCGTGCGCAAGGCGGTGATGGCCGATCCCCGGGACGCCGAACGCGCCACCGGCTATGTCACCGGTGGCATCTCCCCCGTCGGCCAGCGCAGCCTGCTGCCCACACTCATCGATTCCTCCATGGCCGGGGCTCCGGTCGTGTACGTCTCGGGAGGACGCCGGGGGCTGGAGATCGAACTCTCCGCGGACGACCTGGCGGCGGTGACGCGGGGCAGGTTCGTGGAGCTGGCGGGATAG
- a CDS encoding sigma-70 family RNA polymerase sigma factor: MPDSELETRFENEALPLLDQLYGGALRMTRNPADAEDLVQETYMKAYSAFGSFRPGTNLKAWLYRIMTNTYINTYRKKQRQPTQTSAEDVTDHQLYTTSSHDSTGLQSAEVEALKRLPDRQIADAMNQLSEDYRMVVYYADVEGLAYKEIAEIMGTPLGTVMSRLHRGRKQLRGLLKEVAHAQGIGLDHPDMQDHDEQSKVRKS; the protein is encoded by the coding sequence ATGCCGGACAGCGAGCTCGAGACACGCTTCGAGAATGAGGCCCTGCCCCTGCTCGACCAGCTCTATGGCGGTGCTCTGCGCATGACCCGCAACCCGGCCGACGCGGAGGACCTGGTCCAGGAGACCTACATGAAGGCGTACTCCGCCTTCGGCTCGTTCAGGCCGGGCACCAACCTCAAGGCGTGGCTCTACCGGATCATGACGAACACCTACATCAACACCTACCGGAAGAAGCAGCGGCAACCCACGCAGACCTCCGCCGAGGACGTGACCGACCACCAGCTGTACACGACCAGCTCGCACGATTCGACGGGCCTGCAGTCGGCCGAGGTGGAGGCGCTCAAGCGCCTGCCGGACCGGCAGATCGCGGACGCGATGAACCAGCTCAGCGAGGACTACCGCATGGTCGTCTACTACGCCGATGTCGAGGGGCTGGCCTACAAGGAGATCGCCGAGATCATGGGCACCCCGCTGGGCACGGTGATGAGTCGGCTGCACCGTGGAAGAAAACAACTGCGCGGGCTGTTGAAGGAAGTGGCACATGCGCAGGGCATCGGCCTCGACCACCCTGACATGCAGGACCACGACGAGCAATCGAAGGTGAGGAAATCATGA
- the rsrA gene encoding mycothiol system anti-sigma-R factor — protein MSMDDQAKEPCGGSCEEIQAYLCALLDDDVTPDRAEELLKRIAACPQCYGRLQSEQEIRALVRKCCTSRPAPVTLRERITMQLRVIRTN, from the coding sequence ATGAGCATGGATGACCAGGCGAAGGAACCGTGCGGCGGTAGCTGCGAGGAAATCCAGGCGTACCTGTGTGCCCTGCTCGACGACGACGTCACCCCTGACCGGGCCGAGGAGCTGCTGAAGCGCATCGCCGCGTGCCCGCAGTGCTACGGGCGTCTCCAGTCGGAGCAGGAGATCCGGGCGCTGGTCAGGAAGTGCTGCACCTCCCGCCCCGCGCCGGTGACCCTGCGCGAGCGCATCACCATGCAGCTGCGCGTCATCCGGACCAACTGA
- a CDS encoding 50S ribosomal protein bL37 translates to MSKRGRKRKDRRKKGANHGKRPNS, encoded by the coding sequence ATGAGCAAGCGTGGTCGTAAGCGTAAGGATCGCCGCAAGAAGGGCGCCAACCACGGCAAGCGTCCGAACAGCTAA
- a CDS encoding WhiB family transcriptional regulator codes for MDWRHEAICRDEDPELFFPVGNSGPALTQIAKAKLVCNRCPVTSMCLKWALETGQDAGVWGGMSEDERRALKRRKNRGRGRARVTA; via the coding sequence ATGGATTGGCGCCACGAAGCAATCTGCCGCGACGAGGACCCCGAGCTGTTCTTCCCGGTCGGTAACTCCGGCCCCGCCCTGACCCAGATCGCCAAGGCCAAGCTGGTCTGCAACCGCTGCCCGGTCACCTCCATGTGCCTGAAGTGGGCCCTTGAGACCGGCCAGGACGCCGGCGTGTGGGGCGGTATGAGCGAGGACGAGCGCCGCGCCCTCAAGCGCCGCAAGAACCGCGGCCGCGGCCGCGCCCGCGTCACCGCCTAA
- a CDS encoding DEAD/DEAH box helicase, with translation MSAHTSPPTESPKSPTFDELGVAVEICEALAAVGITRTFAIQELTLPLALDGTDLIGQARTGMGKTYAFGVPLLDRVFDSADIEELDGSPRALVVVPTRELAVQVGRDLEVAAAKLPVRLATIYGGRPYEEQIEALTEGVDVVVGTPGRLLDLHNRGELKLDKVAVLVLDEADEMLDLGFLPDIEKILAALTHQHQTMLFSATMPGPILSLSRTFMNRPVHIRAEMTGSAQTHSTTEQVVFQAHRMDKPAVTARILQARGRGRTIIFARTKRTAADVAEELAGRGFAVGAVHGDMGQPARERSLKAFRDGTVDILVATDVAARGIDITDVTHVINYQTPDDPMTYVHRIGRTGRAGHSGIAVTLVGYDELMKWKSINDELDLDRPEPPQWFSTSPELHEALDIPGSAGDTVGPARKVLGGKAPGKTPGGRSRRR, from the coding sequence GTGTCTGCACATACCTCCCCGCCCACTGAGTCTCCGAAGTCCCCGACGTTCGACGAGCTGGGTGTCGCAGTGGAGATCTGCGAGGCGCTGGCCGCGGTCGGCATCACCCGCACGTTCGCGATTCAGGAGCTGACCCTCCCCCTCGCCCTCGACGGCACGGATCTGATCGGCCAGGCCCGCACCGGGATGGGCAAGACCTACGCCTTCGGTGTGCCCCTGCTCGACCGCGTCTTCGACTCCGCCGACATCGAGGAACTCGACGGTTCCCCACGCGCGCTGGTGGTGGTGCCGACCCGGGAACTGGCGGTGCAGGTCGGCCGGGATCTGGAGGTCGCGGCGGCGAAGCTGCCCGTGCGGCTGGCCACCATCTACGGCGGGCGTCCCTACGAGGAGCAGATCGAGGCGCTGACCGAGGGGGTCGACGTCGTCGTGGGCACCCCGGGCCGCCTGCTCGACCTGCACAACCGCGGCGAACTGAAGCTGGACAAGGTGGCCGTCCTCGTGCTCGACGAGGCCGACGAGATGCTCGATCTGGGCTTCCTGCCCGACATCGAGAAGATCCTCGCGGCCCTGACGCACCAGCACCAGACGATGCTGTTCTCCGCGACGATGCCGGGGCCCATCCTGTCACTGTCACGCACCTTCATGAACCGTCCGGTGCACATCCGCGCGGAGATGACCGGCTCGGCCCAGACCCACTCGACCACGGAGCAGGTCGTCTTCCAGGCCCACCGGATGGACAAGCCGGCCGTCACGGCCCGCATCCTGCAGGCCCGGGGCCGGGGCCGCACCATCATCTTCGCCCGCACCAAGCGCACCGCCGCGGACGTCGCCGAGGAGCTCGCCGGCCGCGGTTTCGCCGTCGGCGCCGTCCACGGCGACATGGGTCAGCCGGCCCGCGAGCGCTCGCTGAAGGCCTTCCGCGACGGGACGGTCGACATCCTCGTCGCCACCGACGTCGCCGCCCGCGGCATCGACATCACCGACGTCACGCACGTCATCAACTACCAGACCCCCGACGATCCGATGACCTACGTCCACCGCATCGGGCGCACAGGCCGGGCCGGGCACTCCGGCATCGCCGTCACCCTCGTCGGCTACGACGAGCTGATGAAGTGGAAGTCCATCAACGACGAGCTGGATCTGGACCGGCCGGAACCGCCGCAGTGGTTCTCCACCTCCCCCGAGCTGCACGAGGCCCTGGACATCCCCGGGAGCGCCGGCGACACCGTCGGCCCCGCCCGCAAGGTCCTCGGAGGAAAGGCCCCCGGGAAGACCCCCGGGGGACGGAGCCGCCGCCGATGA
- a CDS encoding DUF3107 domain-containing protein — translation MDIKIGFADSPRELVIPTGASQDDVVDQITGALKSDDGILQLEDEKGRKFLVNAERIAYVEVGTTAQRSVGFAGA, via the coding sequence TTGGACATCAAGATCGGATTTGCAGATTCCCCCCGCGAGCTGGTCATCCCGACCGGCGCCAGCCAGGACGACGTGGTCGACCAGATCACCGGGGCACTGAAGAGCGACGACGGGATCCTGCAGCTGGAGGACGAGAAGGGCCGGAAGTTCCTGGTCAACGCCGAGCGCATCGCCTACGTCGAGGTCGGTACCACCGCCCAGCGCTCCGTCGGTTTCGCGGGTGCCTGA
- a CDS encoding DUF3152 domain-containing protein yields the protein MTPSMTPEQGDSPRSTEPQFLRLARETPVRFARDFGWRAYAIPVLVVITVWVLVDVFSAPAGEQDEPVTTAATTSSAAAPTAPATLPLASGPNPVDSPVRAIPPTELPPGGPYAEHGDGTYRVVGTPGMTAGEGTEKVIRYVVEVENGVDTAGFGGDDALAAMVDATLANPKGWTNDPRFRFEHVAPDQDPNMRIQLTSVGTTHELCGDDLAMETSCYTSMGDRVVINESRWVRGAAPFAGDLGSYRQYLINHEVGHGLGFAAHEACGRDGALAPIMMQQTLSLNNSELNSFNPREIYPDDGATCVYNPWPYPRPAA from the coding sequence GTGACCCCGTCCATGACGCCTGAACAAGGCGATTCCCCCCGCTCCACCGAACCGCAGTTCCTCCGCCTCGCGCGCGAGACGCCCGTGCGTTTCGCGCGCGACTTCGGCTGGCGCGCCTACGCCATCCCGGTCCTCGTCGTCATCACCGTCTGGGTGCTGGTCGACGTCTTCAGCGCGCCCGCCGGAGAGCAGGACGAACCGGTGACGACGGCCGCGACCACCTCCTCCGCCGCCGCCCCCACCGCGCCGGCGACCCTGCCGCTGGCGTCCGGCCCGAATCCGGTCGATTCGCCCGTGCGGGCCATCCCGCCGACCGAGCTGCCGCCCGGCGGCCCCTACGCCGAACACGGCGACGGGACCTACCGGGTCGTCGGCACGCCGGGGATGACGGCGGGGGAGGGCACGGAGAAGGTCATCCGCTACGTCGTCGAGGTGGAGAACGGGGTGGACACCGCCGGCTTCGGCGGTGACGACGCGCTGGCCGCGATGGTCGACGCCACGCTGGCCAACCCCAAGGGCTGGACGAACGATCCGCGCTTCCGCTTCGAGCACGTCGCACCGGACCAGGACCCGAACATGCGCATCCAGCTGACTTCCGTCGGCACCACCCACGAGCTGTGCGGGGACGACCTGGCGATGGAGACCAGCTGCTACACCTCCATGGGGGACCGCGTGGTCATCAACGAATCCCGCTGGGTCCGCGGCGCAGCCCCCTTCGCCGGTGACCTCGGATCCTACCGCCAGTACCTGATCAACCACGAGGTCGGCCACGGACTCGGCTTCGCCGCGCACGAGGCCTGCGGCCGTGACGGGGCGCTCGCGCCGATCATGATGCAGCAGACGCTGAGCCTGAACAACTCCGAGCTCAACTCCTTCAACCCCCGAGAGATCTACCCCGACGACGGCGCCACCTGCGTCTACAACCCGTGGCCCTACCCGCGGCCCGCGGCGTAG
- a CDS encoding TIGR02569 family protein, translating into MTERATEPATDPSEPAAGLVPAHVLAAFQGEPGTPQPAGHAWDNGWRIGANVYSRAGDYAGWAAKIREKLKVDGARVARPVRSTDGRFVVAGWQASTWIPGELMRRVDETVAVALRLSEALAELPGPAADTVPDDDPFTRADRLAWEETGPQYREIGGPVQLGHADLLTSTVFQGTQAPTITGLVPFPVPRPASYTAALVIVDGLVAGAVDDAVIDRFAHLPDLDQLLLRALAYRRHVNELHPGANQNTRSHLERVADLLASRASATI; encoded by the coding sequence ATGACCGAACGAGCGACAGAGCCCGCCACCGACCCGTCCGAACCCGCCGCCGGGCTCGTCCCGGCCCACGTGCTGGCCGCGTTCCAGGGCGAGCCCGGCACCCCGCAGCCGGCCGGCCACGCCTGGGACAACGGCTGGCGCATCGGGGCGAACGTCTACTCGCGCGCCGGGGACTACGCCGGCTGGGCCGCCAAGATCCGGGAGAAGCTCAAGGTCGACGGCGCGCGCGTCGCCCGTCCCGTCCGCTCCACCGACGGCCGCTTCGTCGTCGCCGGCTGGCAGGCGAGCACCTGGATCCCGGGTGAGCTGATGCGGCGGGTCGACGAGACCGTCGCCGTCGCCCTGCGCCTGTCGGAGGCGCTCGCCGAACTGCCCGGCCCCGCCGCCGACACCGTGCCGGACGACGACCCCTTCACCCGCGCCGACCGGCTCGCCTGGGAGGAGACCGGCCCGCAGTACCGCGAGATCGGCGGACCGGTCCAGCTCGGCCATGCCGACCTGCTGACGTCCACCGTCTTCCAGGGCACCCAGGCCCCCACGATCACCGGCCTGGTCCCGTTCCCCGTGCCACGCCCGGCCTCCTACACCGCGGCGTTGGTCATCGTCGACGGGCTGGTCGCCGGCGCGGTCGACGACGCCGTGATCGACCGCTTCGCGCACCTGCCGGATCTGGATCAGCTGCTGCTGCGCGCCCTGGCCTACCGACGCCACGTCAACGAGCTGCACCCCGGGGCGAACCAGAACACCCGTTCCCACCTGGAGCGGGTCGCGGACCTTCTCGCGTCCAGGGCTTCTGCCACAATATAG
- a CDS encoding ATP-dependent DNA helicase: MLPPTPAVRLVPRTVDTTTRTWPFDLPDTGTWRVTGPAGSGVSSLLVDTVLARLLDGHDPSGVLVIASSKEAGARLRHQLTDRLAAHDFVSDAPLVRSVHSLAFALLRDASEDPVRLITGAEQDAVIRELLAGHADDGRGTWAPEHRPALRYVGFARQLRDFLLRAAERGLAPEHLETLGNRHGRPIWTAAGGFLREYEQTMALSGASSYTSYSASELVTAALEKPFTSTWHTIVVDDAQHLDPKSADLIERLMPDAELVVIGGDPRQSVFHFRGADPTFLTSHPVDHVLELSESRRDPEQEAVVVDSPSIQNALVADTVRRAHLLDGVPWSDIAVVVRSVGMIGPVRRALLAAGVPVHLNPTDVVLAEQRIVSAMLLGIRALTEDLPENDLMELLQGPVGGADPVTLRRLLRGLRRFDPATRAIDTLRGLLRPGAELPDVGAALTDREKSILARIRSVLEEGRAARRGGTIEEVLWAVWSATGLSDRLLAASLRGGATGSQADRDLDAMMALFDAAGDYAERRPDAGIDAFVRHITEQELPTGVRDRRSATPDAVSLLTAHGTVGNEWHTVIVAGVQEGSWPSLGETGSLFDQEELVDLVDRGIDPDVPISRTADRLAEERRLFHVATTRATHRLLVTAVYEPEADEVTEPSRFLDEFCAERGVECDRHAPAPEEPQKDYTPLHVRVLSVPALLAELRHTVCDPHARGDAKTQAARQLARLAAAGVPGADPDDWWTTTTVSTDGRLLTDGTLSPSRIEGLLTCPLREVVGKLGDEEETPVALTRGVLAHAYLEALGRGVDPQLAHDLTVEAYAGVQNDPEWRVAREREDFARLLERTRTWLETSRAGFTQVGVEVPVAVTVTEGVRIRGRMDRLEVDGGGDHYVIDLKTGKTATTQAKAQEHRQLSAYQLALSRGVLHDGRVIDPQPGEETLTVGGGVLVYPGTATKGVTTREQAARSPEELEEFAALLPPLAAELAGPTLTARINETCDTCPVRNICPVQPEGKATTSARHP, encoded by the coding sequence ATGCTCCCACCCACCCCCGCCGTCCGGCTCGTACCGCGCACGGTGGACACCACCACGCGCACCTGGCCGTTCGATCTGCCCGACACCGGCACGTGGCGGGTGACCGGCCCCGCCGGCTCCGGGGTGTCCAGCCTGCTGGTGGACACCGTGCTCGCCCGCCTCCTGGACGGCCACGACCCCTCCGGTGTGCTCGTCATCGCCTCCTCCAAGGAGGCCGGCGCCCGCCTGCGGCACCAGCTGACCGACCGGCTGGCCGCCCACGACTTCGTCTCCGACGCCCCGCTGGTGCGCTCCGTGCACTCCCTGGCCTTCGCCCTGCTGCGTGATGCCAGCGAGGACCCCGTCCGCCTGATCACCGGTGCGGAACAGGACGCCGTGATCCGGGAACTGCTGGCCGGCCACGCCGACGACGGCCGCGGCACCTGGGCCCCCGAGCACCGCCCGGCCCTGCGCTACGTCGGCTTCGCCCGCCAGCTGCGCGATTTCCTGTTGCGCGCCGCCGAACGTGGCCTGGCACCCGAGCACCTCGAGACCCTGGGCAACCGCCACGGTCGGCCGATCTGGACCGCCGCCGGCGGCTTCCTGCGCGAGTACGAGCAGACCATGGCCCTGTCCGGCGCCAGCAGCTACACCAGCTACTCTGCCTCCGAGCTGGTCACCGCCGCCCTGGAGAAGCCGTTCACCTCGACCTGGCACACCATCGTCGTCGACGACGCCCAGCACCTCGACCCCAAATCGGCCGATCTCATCGAACGGCTCATGCCGGACGCCGAACTCGTGGTCATCGGCGGTGACCCGCGCCAGTCCGTCTTCCACTTCCGCGGCGCGGACCCGACCTTCCTCACCTCGCACCCCGTCGACCACGTCCTCGAGCTCAGCGAGTCCCGGCGCGATCCGGAGCAGGAGGCCGTGGTGGTGGACTCCCCGTCGATCCAGAACGCCCTGGTCGCCGACACCGTGCGCCGGGCCCACCTGCTCGACGGGGTCCCCTGGTCCGACATCGCGGTCGTCGTCCGCTCCGTCGGCATGATCGGCCCGGTGCGCCGGGCCCTGCTCGCCGCCGGGGTGCCCGTCCACCTCAACCCCACGGACGTCGTGCTGGCCGAACAGCGCATCGTCTCGGCCATGCTGCTGGGCATCCGGGCGCTGACCGAGGACCTGCCCGAGAACGACCTCATGGAGCTGCTGCAGGGCCCCGTCGGTGGCGCCGACCCGGTCACCCTGCGCCGCCTGCTGCGCGGGCTGCGCCGCTTCGACCCCGCCACCCGCGCCATCGACACGCTGCGCGGCCTGCTCCGGCCCGGCGCGGAACTCCCCGACGTGGGCGCCGCCCTCACCGACCGGGAGAAGTCGATCCTCGCCCGCATCCGCTCCGTTCTGGAGGAGGGGCGCGCGGCCCGGCGGGGCGGGACCATCGAGGAGGTGCTGTGGGCGGTGTGGTCGGCCACCGGCCTGTCCGACCGTCTGCTGGCCGCCTCCCTGCGTGGTGGCGCCACCGGTTCCCAGGCCGACCGCGATCTCGACGCCATGATGGCGCTGTTCGACGCCGCGGGTGACTACGCCGAGCGCCGTCCCGACGCCGGCATCGACGCCTTCGTCCGCCACATCACCGAGCAGGAGCTGCCCACCGGCGTGCGCGACCGCCGCTCCGCCACCCCGGACGCGGTGTCCCTGCTCACCGCCCACGGCACCGTGGGCAACGAGTGGCACACCGTCATCGTCGCCGGTGTGCAGGAGGGCTCCTGGCCCTCCCTCGGCGAGACGGGTTCCCTGTTCGACCAGGAGGAACTCGTCGACCTCGTCGACCGTGGCATCGACCCGGATGTGCCGATCTCGCGCACCGCGGACCGGCTCGCCGAGGAGCGGCGCCTGTTCCACGTGGCCACCACCCGCGCCACCCACCGGCTGCTGGTCACGGCCGTCTACGAACCCGAGGCCGACGAGGTCACCGAGCCCTCCCGCTTCCTCGACGAGTTCTGCGCCGAGCGCGGCGTCGAGTGCGACCGGCACGCCCCGGCCCCCGAGGAGCCGCAGAAGGACTACACGCCGCTGCACGTGCGGGTGCTCTCCGTGCCCGCGCTGCTCGCGGAACTGCGGCACACCGTGTGCGACCCGCACGCCCGCGGGGACGCGAAGACCCAGGCCGCCCGGCAGCTCGCCCGCCTGGCCGCCGCCGGGGTGCCCGGCGCCGACCCGGACGACTGGTGGACCACCACGACCGTGTCCACCGACGGGCGGTTGCTCACCGACGGCACCCTGTCGCCCTCGCGCATTGAGGGCCTGCTCACCTGCCCGCTGCGCGAGGTCGTCGGCAAGCTCGGCGACGAGGAGGAGACCCCCGTCGCACTGACCAGGGGAGTGCTGGCCCACGCCTACCTCGAGGCGCTCGGCCGCGGTGTCGACCCGCAGCTGGCGCATGACCTGACCGTCGAGGCCTACGCCGGTGTCCAGAACGACCCGGAGTGGCGGGTGGCCAGGGAGCGGGAGGACTTCGCCCGCCTGCTGGAACGCACCCGCACCTGGCTCGAGACCTCCCGCGCCGGGTTCACCCAGGTCGGCGTGGAGGTGCCGGTGGCCGTCACCGTCACCGAGGGCGTGCGCATCCGCGGCCGGATGGACCGCCTGGAGGTCGACGGGGGCGGCGACCACTACGTCATCGACCTCAAGACCGGGAAGACCGCGACCACCCAGGCCAAGGCACAGGAGCACCGGCAGCTGAGCGCCTACCAGCTGGCCCTGTCGCGGGGCGTGCTGCACGACGGCCGGGTCATCGACCCGCAGCCGGGGGAGGAGACGTTGACCGTCGGCGGGGGAGTGCTGGTCTATCCCGGCACCGCCACCAAGGGCGTCACCACCCGGGAGCAGGCGGCCCGCAGCCCGGAGGAGCTCGAGGAGTTCGCTGCGCTGCTGCCGCCCCTGGCCGCCGAGCTCGCCGGTCCCACCCTGACCGCCCGCATCAACGAGACCTGCGACACCTGCCCGGTGCGCAATATCTGCCCCGTCCAGCCCGAAGGAAAGGCGACCACCAGTGCCCGACACCCCTGA